In Nitrospira sp., one genomic interval encodes:
- a CDS encoding 4'-phosphopantetheinyl transferase superfamily protein: MMPPELVPASDVQAFDRLTSQTIHVWCGDLVRWNPHLHSLRALLSDGERARAARFLFDEDRTRFTLSHALLRVILAGYRKVAPEQLRFEAGPYGKPMLRGAVERLPSLQFSLSHSGAMALVAVAKERAVGVDVEYHRPGAEQVKLATRFFATSEARQIEAASEADRDRLFYRFWTAKEAYLKGRGVGLANGLDTCELLFDEASSSARVRSTESGAFDGDWSVQTLRVGEGIAAAVAVEGQGWNVELLDAFKELACSG; this comes from the coding sequence ATGATGCCTCCAGAACTTGTCCCTGCCTCCGACGTCCAAGCCTTTGACCGGTTGACTTCGCAAACCATCCATGTGTGGTGCGGCGATCTCGTTCGGTGGAATCCGCACCTGCATTCGCTCCGCGCTCTCCTGTCCGATGGGGAAAGGGCTCGCGCCGCGAGGTTTCTGTTCGATGAAGATCGAACCCGGTTCACGCTGTCTCACGCGCTGCTGCGGGTGATTCTGGCCGGGTACCGAAAAGTCGCGCCGGAGCAGCTCCGGTTTGAGGCGGGGCCGTACGGTAAGCCGATGCTGCGGGGAGCAGTCGAGCGCTTGCCGTCGTTGCAATTCAGCCTCTCGCATTCCGGAGCCATGGCGCTCGTGGCGGTGGCGAAGGAGCGGGCTGTAGGGGTGGATGTCGAATATCATCGGCCTGGCGCAGAGCAGGTGAAATTGGCCACCCGCTTTTTCGCAACGAGTGAGGCGAGGCAGATCGAAGCGGCGTCGGAGGCAGATCGAGACCGGCTGTTCTATCGCTTTTGGACCGCCAAGGAAGCCTATCTCAAGGGCAGGGGTGTGGGGTTGGCCAATGGGCTCGATACCTGTGAGCTGCTGTTCGATGAGGCTTCGTCGTCGGCGCGGGTGCGCTCGACCGAGTCGGGCGCCTTCGATGGGGACTGGTCGGTGCAAACCCTCCGCGTGGGGGAGGGCATTGCGGCTGCCGTTGCCGTCGAGGGGCAGGGTTGGAACGTGGAACTGCTCGACGCGTTCAAAGAACTGGCCTGCTCGGGCTAA
- a CDS encoding anti-sigma factor → MTHEELEEAVPLYAIGALERPERQALEAHLLSGCTACHASLKEYQTVASLLPFGLTPVAPPENLKAKILHAPSSIPGVVEAEPAPARSSLEPGEWMNHLFPPIAPAHSWPFRVAMGFATVLLLAGGSYLGWLYYTQTTQRSGELQQLQASVQQEASRVASLQSDLQRREHTVAALKSELDQRAGEVAELRDQLIRREAELDDMRSQLAQRDSSMARLARQNEEFAGMIKNPSSRVVSLTGSEAAKSAGALLLFDPASKKAWLYAFNLPALPSGKVYQLWAIDDKPVSAGVFGLDAGQKGRMLIKQLPDFARMKKFAVTVEPDGGLPQPTGAIYLVGQT, encoded by the coding sequence ATGACGCACGAGGAATTGGAAGAGGCTGTTCCTCTCTATGCCATCGGCGCGCTCGAACGCCCGGAGCGCCAGGCGCTGGAGGCCCACCTGCTCTCCGGCTGCACGGCCTGCCATGCCTCGTTGAAGGAATACCAGACCGTCGCCTCACTGCTGCCGTTCGGCCTCACGCCGGTGGCTCCGCCCGAAAACCTGAAGGCCAAGATCCTCCATGCGCCGTCCTCCATACCCGGGGTGGTGGAAGCGGAACCGGCACCCGCCCGTTCCAGTCTGGAGCCCGGCGAATGGATGAACCATCTGTTTCCGCCGATCGCGCCGGCCCACTCCTGGCCGTTCCGAGTGGCCATGGGGTTCGCTACAGTCCTGCTTCTCGCAGGCGGCAGTTATCTCGGATGGCTGTACTATACGCAAACAACCCAGCGCTCGGGTGAGCTGCAGCAGCTGCAGGCCAGCGTCCAGCAAGAGGCCTCGCGCGTCGCCTCCCTGCAATCCGACCTGCAACGACGTGAGCACACCGTGGCCGCCCTCAAGTCTGAGCTGGACCAGCGCGCCGGCGAGGTGGCCGAGTTGCGCGATCAACTGATCCGGCGGGAGGCGGAGTTGGACGACATGCGCAGCCAACTGGCTCAGCGCGACAGTTCCATGGCGCGGCTGGCACGACAGAATGAGGAGTTCGCGGGGATGATCAAGAACCCTTCGTCCCGAGTCGTCTCGCTCACCGGCTCGGAGGCAGCGAAATCAGCCGGGGCGCTGCTTCTCTTCGATCCCGCTAGCAAGAAGGCGTGGCTCTATGCATTCAATCTTCCGGCACTGCCAAGCGGGAAGGTCTATCAACTGTGGGCGATCGACGACAAGCCGGTGAGCGCCGGAGTGTTCGGGCTGGATGCCGGCCAAAAGGGCCGCATGCTCATCAAACAGCTGCCGGACTTTGCGCGCATGAAAAAATTCGCCGTGACGGTCGAGCCAGACGGCGGCCTGCCCCAGCCGACCGGCGCCATTTACCTGGTGGGTCAAACGTGA
- a CDS encoding nucleoside deaminase translates to MQQALTLARSGSLIGEVPIAALLVQDGVVLAGAHNRRETRQDPTAHAELMVIQEAARRAGSWRLVGTTLYVTLEPCTMCIGAIILARIPRLVFGATDPKAGACGSVLNVPPEPRLNHRVTVEGGLLAQESQALLQEFFRQLRKEAAGRG, encoded by the coding sequence ATGCAGCAGGCGTTGACGCTCGCCCGTTCAGGTTCGCTGATCGGCGAGGTGCCGATCGCAGCTCTGCTCGTGCAAGACGGCGTGGTGCTCGCGGGAGCGCACAACCGTCGCGAAACCCGCCAGGATCCCACCGCCCATGCGGAATTGATGGTCATTCAGGAAGCAGCACGCCGCGCCGGCAGCTGGCGGCTCGTCGGCACCACGCTGTATGTCACGCTGGAACCTTGCACGATGTGTATCGGCGCCATCATCCTCGCACGCATTCCACGCCTGGTCTTCGGCGCGACCGATCCCAAAGCCGGGGCTTGTGGATCCGTGTTGAATGTTCCGCCCGAGCCGCGACTGAACCATCGCGTGACGGTGGAGGGAGGACTGCTGGCCCAGGAGAGTCAGGCCTTGTTGCAGGAGTTTTTTCGGCAACTGAGGAAAGAGGCCGCGGGTCGCGGTTAG
- a CDS encoding cyclic peptide export ABC transporter, which produces MMKLYRFLLFLLRDARTMMILMVLTGLLAGLSSVGLLAVINKLINTVGEASQALALGFIGLALLKVGSNYLSQLLLVTFAQKTILNLGMDLCWKVVRAPYRTLERHGAHEILATLTDDTNAMAWAVNGLPGLAINVAILAGCSLYLAWLSWKAFLGVVILALLGLLGYRRLYNRVLRSSMAVREAKGALFEHFRSLTEGVKELMLHRGRRETFVASEIRQAAEALRDHNLVTTKQYLTTDSWTQALFYGLIGVILLLFPRVFSLSGESLTGYAFAMLYMIGPMWGLLGMVPTLSRGQVALDKIESLGLAIEQGTKEEGADRPVIQGAQRIDFANALFSYELKGEDERSFALGPLNLTIASGELLFIIGGNGSGKSTFVKLLTGLYLPQAGEVRLNGEIIEPSTQDWYRQHFSAVFSDFYLFKKLLGLDPALVDQHAHDWLQTLRIDHKVTLCDGEYSTVQLSQGQRKRLALVTAMLEDRPFYVFDEWAADQDPQYKDVFYGELLPALRARGKGVIVVTHDDRYFHLGDRVLKLDEGKIVETQAAISRDQVHRVSPVLKPVARPSGRS; this is translated from the coding sequence ATGATGAAGTTATATCGCTTTCTGTTGTTTCTTCTGCGCGATGCCAGAACCATGATGATTCTCATGGTTCTAACCGGCCTGTTGGCCGGCCTCTCCAGCGTCGGCCTCCTGGCCGTCATCAACAAACTCATCAATACGGTCGGAGAGGCCTCGCAGGCGCTGGCCTTGGGATTCATCGGGCTGGCCCTGCTGAAAGTCGGGTCGAACTACCTCTCACAACTGTTGTTGGTGACCTTCGCCCAGAAGACGATTCTGAACTTGGGGATGGACCTCTGCTGGAAAGTCGTGCGGGCGCCCTACCGCACGCTGGAGCGGCACGGCGCGCATGAAATCCTCGCGACCCTGACCGATGACACCAACGCCATGGCGTGGGCGGTGAACGGGTTGCCCGGGTTGGCCATCAATGTGGCCATTCTCGCAGGCTGTTCCCTCTACCTGGCCTGGCTCTCCTGGAAGGCTTTTCTCGGTGTGGTCATCCTGGCGCTGTTGGGGCTGTTGGGGTATCGTCGGCTCTACAACCGCGTCTTGCGGTCGTCGATGGCCGTACGGGAGGCGAAGGGGGCGCTCTTCGAGCACTTTCGCAGCCTCACCGAAGGCGTGAAGGAGTTGATGCTGCATCGAGGGCGGCGCGAAACCTTCGTCGCCTCCGAGATCCGGCAGGCGGCTGAAGCCCTCCGCGACCACAACCTGGTCACGACCAAGCAGTACCTTACGACCGATTCCTGGACGCAAGCCCTGTTTTATGGCCTCATCGGCGTGATCCTCCTCTTGTTCCCGCGTGTGTTCTCACTGTCCGGCGAATCCTTGACCGGGTATGCCTTTGCCATGCTCTATATGATCGGACCCATGTGGGGCCTCTTGGGCATGGTGCCGACCTTGAGCCGAGGGCAGGTCGCCTTGGACAAAATCGAATCACTCGGGTTGGCGATCGAACAGGGGACTAAGGAAGAGGGGGCCGACCGTCCGGTCATCCAAGGCGCACAGCGTATTGATTTTGCGAATGCCCTGTTCAGCTATGAGCTGAAAGGGGAGGATGAACGGTCCTTTGCCCTGGGCCCCCTCAATCTCACGATCGCCAGTGGCGAGTTGCTGTTCATCATCGGGGGCAATGGCAGCGGGAAATCTACCTTCGTCAAGCTGCTCACCGGGCTGTATCTGCCGCAAGCCGGCGAGGTGCGTCTGAACGGGGAGATCATCGAGCCTTCCACCCAAGATTGGTACCGGCAGCATTTTTCCGCCGTGTTCTCGGATTTCTACCTGTTCAAGAAGTTGTTGGGTCTCGATCCGGCCTTGGTGGACCAACATGCCCATGACTGGCTCCAAACGTTGCGCATCGATCACAAGGTGACGCTGTGTGATGGCGAGTATTCGACCGTCCAGCTGTCGCAAGGACAGCGGAAGCGGTTGGCGCTGGTGACGGCGATGCTGGAGGATCGGCCGTTTTACGTCTTCGATGAGTGGGCGGCCGACCAAGACCCGCAATACAAGGACGTGTTCTATGGAGAGCTGCTTCCGGCCTTGCGGGCTCGCGGAAAGGGTGTGATCGTCGTGACCCACGACGACCGGTATTTCCATCTCGGTGACCGCGTGTTAAAACTCGATGAGGGTAAGATCGTGGAGACCCAGGCCGCCATATCCCGCGATCAGGTCCATCGAGTTTCCCCTGTCTTGAAACCGGTGGCCCGCCCGTCCGGCCGATCGTAA